The Posidoniimonas polymericola genome segment ATTCGGGCAGCGTCAGCCGGTACTCGAGCTGGTGCGTCAGCCCCGTCAGCGACACGGCCGACTCGGCGGTCGACTTGGCGTTGCCGACCACCAGCTGGCGGTCGTGGTCGTGGCGGAAGGCGTACTCCGGCAGCAGGATGTGCCCGACGTGGCCCGCCCGGCCCTCCTTGCCGCGGAGCGGGTTGCCGTCGACCACCGCGCCGCCGCCGAAGCCGGTGCCGACGATGACCATGAACAGCGAGTGCAGGTCCTCCGCCGGCAGCTTGTCGGCCGGCGCGCCGTCCCACGAGAGCGAGCGGTTGCGGATGGCGAACTCGCCCAGGGCCGCCGCCTGGCCGTCGCCGATGTAGCACACCTCCAGCCGCGGCGAGACCGCCCGGAACGCCTTCTCCAGCTCCTCGCGGATGCCAAACCGGTCCCACTGCTTCGGGTCGAGGTTGGGGGTCTTGAGCAGCACGCCGTCCTGGGTCGCCGGGCCGGGGGTCGCCAGGCCGACAAACGGCACGTTCTCGAGCGTGGCGCCGAGCCGCTCGAGCTCAACCGACGCCTGACGCACAATCGCCGCGATGACCGCACCCGGACCGTCTTGGGGCGCGGTCGGGAACTGGTCGCTCACGGCCACCACCTGCCGCGACTCGTCGCCGATGGCGAGGGTGCTGGTAGTGCCGCCGATGTCGACGCCGATAAAGTAGGTCATAACGAGGTTGCCTGTCGCGGCCCGGTGGTGGGGGCGGGTCTGCCAGGCAGCCGCCCCAGCCGCAAAGAGAGGGAGGATTAAAGAAGCCGTCAGTATCGCGACCTTGCCGACGCGATGCAATCGCCCCGCACGGGGCCCGCTTTGGTGCAGGCGACAACGGCAGGGAGCCCAGCGGCGAGTCGCACCCGCCGCCTAGCGGTTCGGCGACCAGTCCATGACCCCGCCGGCCGGCGCAGCGGCCTTGGCGGCTGGGGTCGCCGCGGGGGCGGCGCCGGGCAGCGGCAGCGGCGACGGCTCGTTGTGCGACGCGAGGCGGATCTTGCGGGGCTCGACCGGTTCGTCCGACTGGCGCCAGCCCGAATCGGCGGCGTCCTGCTGGACAGCCACCAGGTTCGCCCGTTCGCTGGCCCGCCAACCGCCCGATTTGTCATCCTCGGTTGGCGGCTCGGCGGCCTCTGCCGGCGGTGCGACGGCCAGGGTCGCCTCGTCGAGGCTCGCCAGCCGGCCCAGCGTCACTGGCGTCTGGTCGAGCAATTTCTGGTCGTTCGGCTCGTCAACCAGCCGCACCCACAACTCAAGTTCCTCATCAAGCGGCACGCCGCTCGGCAGCACAACCGCCAGGTCGAGCACCGGCTGCGACGCGTCGGCGCGCCACGAGGCGGCGACCTCATCAGCCGAAAAATCCCACCGCGCCAGCTTCTGGCCGTCCTCGCCGACCCGCGGATCAATCAGCATCAGCGACGCCTGACCCGCGAACCCGGTCGGCTCGCCCAGCAGCGTCCGCAGTCGGATCAAGGTCACCAGGGTCGGCTCGCCCGAGTCGAGCGCCGGCCCGGCGTAGCCATGAACGGTCAGCCCGCCGAGCGGCTCGGTCGGGAGCACGGCGGCAAACTCGGGTCCTGCCCCGTCGGGCTCGGACTCGATCGGCGCCGTCGGGTTGTTCGGTTCCGGGCGCGACTGGCTCAGCGGCGGGAGCTCCTCGGCCGGGGTGTAGCGAGCGTCGGGCAGCGGCGCGACGTCGCCGCCTCCGAGAGGCTCGTCGAGTGGCGGGATATCGATCGGCGGCGCCCCCGCTGGCGGAGCCGAACGCTGCGGCAGCGGCGGCGGGTCTTGCGCCGGCACACCAAGCGGCGGCGGTTCAACCGGATCGGCGGCCGCTCCGGGCGGGGCCGCCATCGGCTCGCCCAGATCGATCGACGGCACGTCAAACAACGAGTCTTCTTCTTCGCTCAGGTTGTCGGCGGCGGGCGGGTCGATCCGTTGCAGCCCCGGGCTGCGGCGGTCGGCCGGCGTGCCGGCGCCGTCGAGCAGGCTACGCGGCGCCGTCGGAGCCGGGCGGGGCGTTACCGCGCCCGCCGAGTCGGTCGTCGCCTTGAGCTGCTGGGCCTCGGCCCGGTAGTTCCGGATGATCCCCTGGTACTCCTGGATACAGTCTTCCAGGCGGTAGATCTCGTCCTCCTGCAGGCGGAGCTCGCGAAGGTAAATATCGCGGTACGCCTGCTGGTTGTTCTGGCAACCAACCACGCCGCACAGCGTCGCCAAACAAGGCAACACCAACAGCGGGGCGCGCAGCGAGTACAGGGGGAACCGGTCCATGTGGCGGTTAATAGAAAATCCACCGGCCGGCGTCAATGCGGAGCTTGGAAGCAGCGCCCGACGCCAGGTGGCACGCCCTTCAAGGTCGTGGTCGCCCCGCTGGTGAATCTCCACGCCCTTAAAGGGCGTACCACCCAATTACCTGTCACGGCGTCGCCGGCGCTAGCTGCTGGCGGTGCTAGCGAAAACGCGGCTCCGCGACCTGCTTCCCCTCGAGCTTCTTGTAGTCGCGGATCCAGATGTTGCGGAACCGCACCGGGTTGCCGTGGTCCTGCAGCCGGAGCGGCAGCCGGTCGGGGTGCGCGGTGTACGCCGGCGGGGTGTCCCACGCCGACTTGCCGGCCAGCTCGGTGTGGTTCTGCAGCAGCACGCCGTTGTGGATGACGGTCATGTACGCCGGGCTGTTGAGCGAGCCGTCGGCGTTGAACCGCGGCGCGGTCCAGATGACGTCGTACGCGTTCCACTCGCCGGGCGGACGCATCGCGTTGACCATCGGCGGCTGCTGCTTGTAGATCGCGCCCGCCTGACCGTCAAAGTACGTCGGGTTCTGGTACGAGTCGAGGATCTGCACCTCGTAGCCGACCCCCTCGGCCTGCGACATGAAGTACACGCCGCTGTTGCTGCGGCCCTGACCGTTGCCCTTCACCGGTACCGCGGCCGACCACTCGATGTGCAGCTGGCAGTCGCCAAACTTCTCGCGGGTCACCAGCGCCCCCTGGCCGGCAATCAGCACGCCGTCCTCGACCTTCCAGTTATCCGCGTTGTCGAACGCCGACTTGCTGGTCCCGTCGAACAGCACCAGCGCGTCCGACGGCGGATCGCTGTTCTTCTCGCCCGGCGTCACGACCGGCGGCTCGGGCCACTCGATGCCGGGTAGGTACTCGCTGGCGTGGGCGGCGACAGCGGCAAGGGCGAACAATGGGAGCATGCAAATCGAAACAAAGCGGTTCATGATGGGTGGGCCTGTCGTGGGTAGGAGGATCGCTCGCGGAGTCGGTGAGCGAGCGACCATTATGGCCCGTGGCGAGCCCGATCTCAAGAAACGCCGGATTGTTGCGGCTTTAGCCCTATTCCCCGTCGTCGGACGCTTCGCCGTCCTCCGGCTCGCCAACGTCGACCGTGGACCAGTCGATCTCGGCGGTCTCCTGCTTCAGCTTGGCGAGCGTGTTCTGGGCGACCGGCAGGTCCTCCTCGGCGACCATCACCTTCACCCAGCCGGGCGCCTCGGCCTTGAAGCCGGCGGTGTACCCGCCCACGGCGGTCGACTTGATCCCCTCGTTCTCGAGGGCGCCGACGACAATCATCGCCTGGGCTTCGGTGGGCAGGGAGACCAGCTCCGCGATGTGATCGGTTGGGTTGTTCATAGCCTGGCAACGCGTTGAAGGAGACTCGCCTCCGGGGCAGGGCGCCCCGCTACTCTATTGTACACTCGCCGCCCGGCTTTCGGCTCCAGGTGGCAGGCGAATGACCAATGACGAAGCCAAAGGGACCAAGCCGGTTTGAAGGCCGGCATTGGGTCAGTTCGGTCTCCGGACTTTTGTCCCCTATTCCGACATCCATTGATAGGGACAAAAGTCGGCTCCCATCTCGAGCGCCCGCACTCGTTTCCCCCTGCGATAGCAGCGTCTGCTGTCTTGCCCTCCGATTTCTAGATCCGACTTTTGGCCGATAGTGCGCGCCACCGCGGACAAAAGTCTGGCTCCCTAACGACAACGCCAGGTGAGCTTGAATTGGGGACTGGCTCTCGACCGCACAGCAACCCCATGCCTTTGGCTCGACTCACCTGCGGTCGCGTGCCTTGTACCTTGTATTATTGAGTATATATGGAGGCTGCTAGAGAGTTGAGCGGCTCTGCTGAGTGAGCGTAGCGAACGAAGCAGAGCCGCCGCCGGTCGCGAGATCGATGTGCCTGAGGCCGCCAGGCCGTGGGACAGCAGGATCCCGGCCGGCGTTTTGAGTGGGATCCCGAACAGTCGCCTGGGCCGCTGCCTGGCAAGCCCGCGTATGCAAGTAAGGGAAGCTCTCATGGAACCCGTCGTGATTGGGATTGACGTTTCGAAAGAGAAGCTGGACGTGGCCACGCCCGAGGGCGTCTCGCAGTGGGGCAACGACCCCGGGGGGCTGCAGGGCTTGGTCCGCGACCTCTCGGCTTGGCCGATCGCCTCGATCATCCTCGAAGCGACCGGCGGCTACGAACGCGCCGCGGTGGCCGAGCTGGCCGGGGCCGGGCTGCCGGTCGTGGTGGTGAACCCGCGGCAGGTCCGTGACTTTGCGCGGGCGACCGGCAGGCTGGCGAAGACCGACGCCATCGACGCGGCGGTGCTGGCCCAATTCGGCCGCGCTGTACAGCCGGAGCGGCGACCGCTGCCGAGCGAAAAACAGCTGGAATTGCAGCAGCGGATCGCCCGCCGACGGCAGCTGGTTGGCATGCTCACCACCGAGAAGAACCGGCTGCAGCAGACAACCAGCAAGCTGGTTCGCAAGACGATCCAGTCCGTGATCAACACCCTCCACAAACACTGGGAGCCCTTGACCAGCAGCTGCACGAAACGATTCGGCAGACGCCCGTCTGGCGTGAGAAGGAGGACCTGCTGCAGAGCGTGCCCGGCGTCGGAACCCAAACGGCGTTCACCCTGCTCGCCGAGTTGCCCGAGCTGGGCGGCTGCTCTCGGCAGCAGATCGCCGCGTTGGTCGGGGTCGCCCCGATTAACCACGACAGCGGGAAGCGACGCGGCCAGCGGACCACCGCCGGCGGCCGGGCGAGCGTTCGCTCGGCCCTCTACATGGCCACCCTGGTCGCCACCCAGCATAACCCGGTGATCAAACAGCATTACCAACACCTGCAAAAGGCCGGGAAGAGAAAGAAGGTCGCCCTGGTCGCTTGCATGAGAAAACTCCTCTGCATCCTCAACGCCATCCTCCGAGAGAAACAACCTTGGCAAAAATGCCCCTAAACACTTGATCGCTAAGACAGTCGCTGTCCCCGTTTCAAGCGGGGCGTCGACAGATCGGCGAGCCTGCCCTATTTGACCGCGCGGGGCAGGGCGCCTCTACCGAAAAGCGTTGAGATTGCGGGGAAAGGTCAAGGCAGAAGAGAACCCAAAGTTGGCGATGCCCTTCAGCTCTCAAGCCCACTCTCCCTAGCCGACGGATTACATCCGTCGGACGACCCCGCGGTTGAGGTTGCCCAATACGCAAATCCTTCACCGGGGCCTCCGATGGATGGAATCCATCGGCTACTGAACGAGCGTGTGGCAGCGACTTTCGCCCGCGAGGAGGTTCGCCAGCCGATCGAGGTGGATCGGGCGAACGTCGGTGTCGCCTGCGACAAATGGCGATCGAGTCGCAAGCGATGCTTGGACCGGCAATGCCTCTTGGGCTCCGCCCACCGACGTTCGTTCGAATGAATCAACCCGCTGGCCGGCCGCGGGGCGAACGAAAGTCGGTGCTACCCGTGTGCGCAGGAGTTTCACGCCGACGCGGGTTGGCGGCAGTGTTACGCCCCGTCGGGTATGATGTAGCCGGCCAGCAGAGGATTGGCATCGAGTGTGCCTGGGGAAACAGATGAAGCTATGGCATTCAAATAGTGCACTAGAACACGAAGGCAAGCGGATAGTTGCTCTACTGGAGGAGCGACGTTCCCTTGATGAGGCTGACCTCCGGGTTGTGTCACAGATAGTTGACGAATCCGAGAGCGTCGCTGTCGGAATACTAGCACTGTATGGAACACTGCTGGCAGCGATTCTGACTACTCTGTTGGTCGCAGAGTTCCTGACTGGGTTCCGTAGCGAAGGACTGAATGCTGCCCTGATAAGTACTGTGTTTCTTGCGTTTTTCGCACACTTCATGTGGGAGTTTCGCTGCGACAACTATCGGAAGCAGATATCGAACCGCCTTAAGTGCCGAAAGTGTTCGCAAGAGCTGCCAGATGGATTAGCTATTCATCAGTTCGCAAGAAACGGCATTTGCCCAAGTTGTGGTTGCAAGAGTTCGGCCTTTTTCGGTGGCGATTTGCGTTCATGATTCTGTCACTCTGCTAGGCGACGAAGCGAGCCTGCGTCGGCTTCATCGTCCTGCGCCGGTTGAGCGCGTCGCCAGCCTGCAAGCGCCGGAATCGCGCTGCCGCTTGTTACGGCCTACGTCAGTCGTCACCGAACACCGGGGCCTCCGACGGATGTAATCCGTCGGCTACTGAGAACTAGCGCCCAGCGGCCTCCAACCAGCGCCTACCCAAACAGCTCGGGGATCAGCTTGCCGCCGTTGGCGATCTTCATCGGCCGGCCGTTGCCGGAGGTGAACGTGGTCTGCAGCGAGATGCCCAGGCCCTGGCAGACGCTCGCCATCAGATCCTCGGCGGCGTAGGGCTCGGTTACGACGCGGGAGCCGTCGGCGCTGGTCTCGCCGATCGCCAGGCCGCCGTTCAGGCCGCCGCCGCCCACCACGGCACTCCACGCCCGGGCGTAGTGGTCGCGGCCGGTGCGGTCGTTGATCCGCGGGGTGCGGCCGAACTCGCCCATCCAGATCACCACGGTGTCCTCGAGCAGGCCGCGCTGCGTGAGGTCCTGCATCAGGGCGGCCATCGCCTTGTCCATCTCGGGCAGCTTGGTGGTGAGCGTGTCGAAGCAGTTCTGGTGCAGGTCCCAGCCGCCAAAGCCGACCTCGATGAACGGCACGCCCGCCTCGACCAGCCGCCGGGCGAGCAGGCAGCCGCGGCCGAAGCCGCCGTTGCCATACTGCTCGCGGACCGACTCGGGCTCGCTCATCACGTTGAAGGCCGCCATCTGGTCGCTGGAGAGCAGCGAGCGGGTCTTGTCGAGCACCCGGGCGTGCTCCACGGCCGAGTTGCCGCGGCGCTGGTTGATGAACCGCTGCTCAACCGTGTCGAGCAGGGCGAGCCGCTGGGCCATGCGGCGGTCCTCCAGCCGCATCTCGAGGTTCCGCACGCGGCCATTCGAGTCGACCTGGAACGGCGCGTAGCTCATGCCGAGGAAGCCGGGGCCGGCGCTCGAGCCGCCGATCGACACAAACGGCGGGATCTCCAGGTCCTTGGCGAACGGCTCGAGCTCGTGCGCGACAACCGAGCCGTAGC includes the following:
- a CDS encoding DUF1501 domain-containing protein, translated to MQRFATPTGMSRRHFMSHMAGAAAFAGPALAMTRSLQAGAETMRRNHKSAILLWMGGGPPTIDIWDQKPGAPTSGPFAQIGTNGNAQICEHLPQMASHMDKLSIVRSMSTREADHGRGTYYMHTGYVPNPNIEHPSYGSVVAHELEPFAKDLEIPPFVSIGGSSAGPGFLGMSYAPFQVDSNGRVRNLEMRLEDRRMAQRLALLDTVEQRFINQRRGNSAVEHARVLDKTRSLLSSDQMAAFNVMSEPESVREQYGNGGFGRGCLLARRLVEAGVPFIEVGFGGWDLHQNCFDTLTTKLPEMDKAMAALMQDLTQRGLLEDTVVIWMGEFGRTPRINDRTGRDHYARAWSAVVGGGGLNGGLAIGETSADGSRVVTEPYAAEDLMASVCQGLGISLQTTFTSGNGRPMKIANGGKLIPELFG
- a CDS encoding 3-keto-disaccharide hydrolase: MNRFVSICMLPLFALAAVAAHASEYLPGIEWPEPPVVTPGEKNSDPPSDALVLFDGTSKSAFDNADNWKVEDGVLIAGQGALVTREKFGDCQLHIEWSAAVPVKGNGQGRSNSGVYFMSQAEGVGYEVQILDSYQNPTYFDGQAGAIYKQQPPMVNAMRPPGEWNAYDVIWTAPRFNADGSLNSPAYMTVIHNGVLLQNHTELAGKSAWDTPPAYTAHPDRLPLRLQDHGNPVRFRNIWIRDYKKLEGKQVAEPRFR
- a CDS encoding ROK family protein; protein product: MTYFIGVDIGGTTSTLAIGDESRQVVAVSDQFPTAPQDGPGAVIAAIVRQASVELERLGATLENVPFVGLATPGPATQDGVLLKTPNLDPKQWDRFGIREELEKAFRAVSPRLEVCYIGDGQAAALGEFAIRNRSLSWDGAPADKLPAEDLHSLFMVIVGTGFGGGAVVDGNPLRGKEGRAGHVGHILLPEYAFRHDHDRQLVVGNAKSTAESAVSLTGLTHQLEYRLTLPEWADHKLNAAGGTTKEKARQLRELAAAGDPLAVELFDDQARALGLAMLSVNYLGDYDRLVIGGGVCDLASDVRDRYRLTAEESYREHALDGFRNLDRLEFSVCGDAAPVIGALAWVLP